In Halarcobacter bivalviorum, a genomic segment contains:
- the mog gene encoding molybdopterin adenylyltransferase: MSKEIAKIGIITTSDRASKGIYEDISGRAIEETMNDYLTSPWEPVYRCIEDDQETIENTLKELVDTEKCCLVVTTGGTGPAKRDVTPEATEAVCDRMMPGFGELMRAESLKFVPTAILSRQTAGLRGSSLIINLPGKPKSIRECLDAVFPAVPYCIDLMEGPFLECNEEVIKPFRPKAK, from the coding sequence ATGAGTAAAGAAATAGCAAAAATTGGAATTATTACAACTTCAGATAGAGCAAGTAAAGGTATTTATGAAGATATTTCTGGGCGTGCAATTGAAGAGACTATGAATGATTATTTAACTTCACCTTGGGAACCTGTATATAGATGTATTGAGGATGACCAAGAAACAATAGAAAATACATTAAAAGAGCTTGTAGATACAGAAAAATGTTGTTTAGTAGTAACAACTGGTGGAACAGGACCAGCTAAAAGAGATGTAACTCCTGAAGCAACAGAAGCTGTATGTGATAGAATGATGCCAGGTTTTGGAGAACTTATGAGAGCAGAGTCTTTAAAGTTTGTACCAACTGCAATTCTTTCAAGACAAACAGCAGGTTTAAGAGGAAGTTCACTTATTATCAATCTTCCTGGAAAACCAAAATCAATAAGAGAGTGTTTAGATGCAGTTTTTCCTGCAGTTCCTTATTGTATTGATTTAATGGAAGGACCATTTTTAGAGTGTAATGAAGAGGTTATTAAACCTTTTAGACCAAAGGCAAAATAG